One segment of Rosa chinensis cultivar Old Blush chromosome 6, RchiOBHm-V2, whole genome shotgun sequence DNA contains the following:
- the LOC112170573 gene encoding uncharacterized protein LOC112170573 — protein MSQKTPPPKFSLKLLIDKEYHKVVFAEAGKEFVDFLFTLLSLPLSNAARVCKVGSLSNIYGSIDALGDKYMLPNVNKNTMLRSKEHAAVFNKLQLVLRNEPDLKPIMPSNVKKFYMCENFKLKQHGSWVTDDSKAICPMCSTTMSTGVGYVAPPGEPSLMTRDEGYVRGVASYMIMDDLRVKPLSFFSNLNLLKKCINGSSGFNNLEEKVVHVEMDQVEKWLKALMESNSVLSDLFLGKKPIA, from the exons ATGTCCCAAAAAACTCCACCCCCGAAGTTTAGTTTGAAACTCCTAATCGACAAAGAGTATCATAAGGTTGTGTTTGCTGAAGCTGGCAAAGAGTTCGTGGATTTCCTCTTCACTCTTCTGTCTCTGCCTCTTTCAAACGCGGCCAGAGTTTGTAAGGTTGGAAGTTTAAGCAATATCTATGGGAGCATTGACGCCCTCGGTGACAAGTACATGCTCCCCAATGTCAACAAGAACACTATGCTGAGATCCAAGGAACATGCTGCTGTATTTAACAAACTTCAGCTTGTGTTGAGAAACGAACCGGACCTTAAACCAATTATGCCGTCGAATGTGAAGAAGTTTTATATGTGTGAGAATTTCAAGTTGAAGCAACACGGCTCATGGGTGACAGATGACTCTAAAGCCATTTGTCCAATGTGCAGTACAACTATGTCGACCGGTGTCGGCTATGTTGCTCCTCCGGGAGAACCTAGTTTGATGACCAGGGACGAAGGGTATGTGAGAGGTGTTGCTTCATACATGATAATGGACGATCTGAGAGTCAAACCTTTGTCTTTcttttcaaatttgaatttgcttAAGAAGTGCATCAATGGCAGTAGTGGTTTTAATAACCTGGAAGAGAAGGTGGTTCATGTTGAAATGGATCAG gtAGAGAAATGGTTGAAGGCATTAATGGAGTCAAACTCAGTTCTTTCCGATCTCTTCCTTGGGAAGAAACCAATTGCTTGA